One window of the Campylobacter concisus genome contains the following:
- a CDS encoding HMA2 domain-containing protein has protein sequence MDIKTQTLAQVASYFSMIAHTNGRLRVRVSPKIKELSSSVNLASLDDVITQINGIKNVKFNKLIGSVTIEYDHEIFPKNLWEDLLKGQNLEEISTRVNEVAKEVKYA, from the coding sequence ATGGATATAAAAACACAAACTTTAGCACAAGTTGCAAGCTATTTTTCAATGATAGCTCACACAAACGGTAGACTAAGAGTAAGAGTTAGTCCAAAGATAAAAGAGCTAAGTAGCAGCGTGAATTTAGCTAGCCTAGATGATGTGATAACTCAGATAAATGGTATAAAAAATGTAAAATTTAACAAGCTAATCGGCTCTGTAACGATCGAATATGATCATGAAATTTTTCCAAAAAACCTTTGGGAAGATCTTTTAAAAGGGCAAAATTTAGAAGAGATTTCAACTAGAGTAAATGAAGTTGCAAA